CGGACATGGCGGGGCCGCATCAACACCCGTCGAGCACACCGAGGGCGACCTGGCCGTCGCACAGCAGTTGGTGAGCGCCGGCCACGGTTCTTCCGACGTGCTCGGCGGCATGACCCAGCACATCGCGTATCCATTGCACTTGATCAACGGGCGACCGCCCAACGATCCAGCTGTGGTGACCGCGGCCCCTGGTTCGACCCTGCGACTGCGAATCATCAACGCGGCAGCCGAGACTCCGTACCGATTTGCCGTCGCCGGTCACGAAATGACAATTGTCGCCACCGACGGTTACGACGTGGAACCGACTCCTGCCGACGCCATCATCGTCGGAATGGCTCAGCGCTACGACGTACTCGTGACAGTGAAGTCGGGAACGTGGCCGGTGGTGGCAAAGGTCGAGGGCCGCGACGGATACGCGTCGACGGTCCTGCGCAGCGCCGACGCCTTGACGCTCTCGAATCCCGACGTGGGTGGTTCGATCTCGGAACTAGATGGCCGACTCGTTCTCGAAAGCGCGCTCCGCCCCGCGGAATCCGCACGCCTCGAGACGAAGTCACCCGACCGCGACTATCACATCGAACTGATTCAAGCCGGAGATCGTTACGTGTGGGGTATGGCCGGAGCCGATGCGGGCAAGCTCGTGATGAAACAGGGTGAACGCGTTCGGATCACGATGAAGAACACGTCCACGATGTGGCATCCCATGCACACTCACGGCCATACCTTTGCCGTACCGGATTACGGCGGACTTCGTCGTGACACCGTCAACGTACTACCCGGGAGCGAACTCGCCATCGAGTTCGACGCCGACAACCCCGGCGAGTGGATGTTCCACTGCCACAATGCCTACCACTTCGAAGCCGGAATGACGGCAAATCTGCGTTACGTCCGCTGACAAGTACGAAGAATCGAGAGGAACTCTCATGAAGAAGCTCGTTCCCGCTTTCCTCGCCGCCTGTGCGGCTTTGAGTCTCACCGCCTGCAGCAGCAGCGACAGTTCGACGTCGGACGAACCTGCCGTCGTGATCGAGGTGAAGAACATGGCTTACACACCGGCATCGGTCACTATCGAGAAGGGCCAGACCGTCGAGTGGAAGTTCGACGACAGCGGACTCCCCCACGACGTAGTCGGCAACGGTGAACTCGAAGGGAAACTGAAGAGCGAGTTACTTACCGAGGGAACCTTCTCGTTCACGTTCGACGACGCCGGTACCTTCACCTACCACTGCACGCCCCATCCGATGATGGTCGGCACCGTGATCGTTCAATAGTGAGGAGGTGGATCGCCGGCTTCGGCCTTGCCGTCGCAGCAACGTGCGTTCCTGCTTGCGGCACAGAAGATCCCGCCCCCGACGTCGTGGTCGAGATCAGCAATGTTCAGTTCAGCCCGATGGACGTCACCGTCGAGCACGGCGGCACCGTCGAGTGGCGTTTCGACGACGGCGGACTTCTGCATCACGTGGAATCACCCGGACTGTTCGACAGCGGCATCACCGGAGACGGTACCTTCCGGCACACGTTCGAGAACGCCGGTGTCTACGAGTACTCGTGCTCCGTGCACCCGTACATGATCGGAGTCATCACAGTGTTGTGACTTTTGGGTTGCGACTTCTGACCCATCACTTTTCGTGAACTACATACAATTCGGAGGATCTGATGACTACCGTTCTCTCTCACGGCCCACTCCAGACCGATGTCCCTGACATTCGGCCGACCCTTCACGGCTCGGTCGGCACCGCTACTCGCGCCGGCTTGATCGCGGCAGGTGCAGCAGCGGGTGCCGGCATCGCGCTCGTGGCGGCACCTTCTGCTACAACAGCTTTGACCACTGCGGTTGTCGGAGCCGGACTGGTTACCTCACTGGCTGCCAACTGGTCGACGTGCGGAATGTCGGTTGCCGGAGTTGTTGCCGCACCGAAGCAACCTGACCGCAAGGGATCTTCGACTCCGGTACGCCGACTCGGTTGGCACGCCCTGGGTTCCGTCACTACGGGAGCCGTCACCGGCGCCCTGATCGGCGCTCTCAGCGCGGCGGTGTCGGGTTACATCCCGATCGGCTGGGCGTTGGGCGCCTGGGCCGTTGTGGCACTCGCATATGGTCTGCACGAGCTGGGTGTTCTCACGATGCCGACTCCGATGCGGCGCCAACAGCTTCCGCGCCATCTGCGCCGCACCATGGCGCCGTGGAAGGTCTCACTGATCTTCGGTGCGATCATCGGGCCCGGATTCCTGATCTTCATCCGCTCGAGTGCGTACTATCTCTTGGCGCTCGGCGTCATCGCCTCGGGTTCACCGGCTCTCGGCGCTGCACTGTTCACCGTCGTTTCCCTCGGCCGCTGCATGCCGAGCCTCGCGGCAATCGTGCACACCAAGCGCGGTGGCTCGATGCCCGGTTTCCTCTCGATCATGTGCGTCGTGGACCGTCGAGTGCAGAGCATCACGGGCGCTGCGCTGATCGCACTGGGAGCGTTTGCTGCCTTCGCGTTGATCTGAGTTTCCGTCGAAAGTAGTGTGGCCGGTGAGCATTTGCTTACCGGCCACACTACTGTGCGTAGTTCCGTTCGTATTCAGTAGGTCGATGCACCCGCATCGACCGCGAGGTGCTGGGCCGTGACGAAGGAAGCCTCGTCGGAGGCCAGGAACAGCACCGCATTGGCCTGATCTGCCGGCTGCGTCAGGGAATCCTGCGTCGACGTGATGAGCATGCCACCGACCGAAGGATTGCCCTCGATCGCCGGACCGAAGTGTGCCTGCGCACTCGCATCTCCCATCGCGGTTTCCACGCCGCCGGGGTGAAGACTGTTGACACGAATCTTGTGCTGGGCCAACTCATGCGCAAGGGCTTCGGTCATGCCGGTCAATGCATGCTTACTGGCCACATAGGGCAGCAGAAACGGCAGCCCTTTCAGTCCCGCAACCGAACTGGTCAGAATGATCGACCCGCCACCGTTCGCAATAAGGTGAGGAGCCGCAAGACGAATCGTATTCCATGTACCGGTGAGGTTCGTGCTGATGGTCTCCTCCCAGATCTCAGAAGTGACCTGATCCCATGGCGCGATGTAACAGACGCCGGCATTACCGACAACGATGTCGAGATGCCCGAAACGGTCGACACCCCGGTCAATGGCAGCGCCGAGCGCCGGCGCGTCGCGGATATCGACAGCCGCCGATTCGATGCTGCGCCCGGTCTTCTCGACCAGACGGACAGTCTCAGCGAGGTCGTCGACGGTCGCATGGGGGTACTGAAGGCCGGGTATGGGCCCGGCGATGTCGACAGCGATAATGTCGGCGCCCTCCTCGGCGAGTCGCAGCGCATGCGCGCGGCCCTGACCTCGAGCGGCTCCGGTAACGAGGGCCACCTTGCCTTCGACACGACCTGTCATGATTAATCTTTCCTTTCCAGTGTTGTGAACCCGTGCCGTCGGTTAGAGCTGACCACCCGCGTCGACGGTGTGCGTGGTTCCCGTGACATAGCGTCCGCTGTCTCCGGCAAGGTAGAGCACGGCTTCAGTGATGTCGGACGATTCGAGCGCTGGCACCGGCAGAGTATTGAGCGTCAAGGCGGCTTCCTCGAAGTCGGCCCGTGTCGGCTGGGTGAGGTCCGGCCGGAAGAGTTGGTATGTGGCGTCGTTGAGGATCATGTCGGTGGCGACGGTTGTCGGATGTATCGTGTTCACTCGGATATTCTGCGGCGCAAGTTCTTTGGCGAGCACCTTCATGAAGCCGACCAGACCCGCCTTGGCTGCCGAGTAGTGTGCGGTATTCGCGTTTGCTTTCAGAGCCGCGAGTGAGCTCGTGATCACGACAGAACCGCCGCGACCACCCGCGATGATGTGCGGTACGGAAGCAACGCAGGTCTTCCACACTCCGGTGAGATTGACGTCGATCATCGTCGACCAGGTCTCCTCGGACATCTCGAGCGTCGGAGCCGGCACCGAGATACCGGCATTGGCGAGCACGATATCGAGCCGACCGAGCTCGTCGATACCAGCATCGACTGCTGCTTTGAGACCGTCGAGATCCCGCACGTCGACTTCGCGGGCGACAATACGCCGACCGAGGGCTTTGACCTCCCGCTCGGTCTCGGCGAGGTCGTCCGCAGTGGCGGTCGGGTACGGCACGGTGTCGACCTGACGACAGACGTCGATCGCGATGATGTCGGCACCTTCTTGTGCGAGCCGTAATGCATGGCTGCGTCCCTGGCCCCGGGCAGCACCGGTGACGAATGCAACCTGACCATCGAATTGCCCCATGAAAGAAAACCTTTCGGCACCTGCAGCGCCGACCTTGTGCGGCACCGCCTCGTACCACGCAGGTTATGTCACTCAATGACAAAACATGCCGTTTTCGAGAAAACTCCCACCGACGCGATATCCGATCGTTACGGGCAACCTGCCGATGTCCGAAGCCGCGCCCGAACCAACCTGGAACGATGGACCGCGTGATCAGTACCGATAACCGAATCGACCGCGGAGGACGGCCCGCAGCGACAACTGCGCACCACCTCGCCGCCGTCGCCCAGCGACTGTTCGTCGAGCGCGGCTTCGACCGAACCAATGTCGAAGACATCGCGCAAGAAGCGGGTATCAGCACTCGAACCTTCTTCCGGTACTTCCCGACCAAAGCCGATGTCCTGTGGGTCGAATCGGATGCCGAGATCAGTCGACTGCGACAAGCGCTCGCCGACAGCGCAGCGACCGAACCGTACGAAGCCGTTATGGTGCGCGCCGTGGTCACGGCAATGGCCTTCCCCGACGACCAGATCGAATGGGCCAGACACCGGGCCCAACTGGTCCTGACGGAACCCGCCGTGCAAGCACAGGCCTCGCAACGTCACACCAGGTGGCGAGCCGCTGCCACCGAATTCGTGAGCACTCGTACCACTGACGGATTCTTCGCAATTGCGGTGGGACACGCAGTACTCGCCGCCACACAATCGGCACACGAGTACTGGGTCACGCACGCCGACACCCACCTCGCCGACCACCTCGAGCAGTCGCTACTCCTACTGCTCCCACCCCTGCCCGCCGATACCGAGATGCTCGCCGACGATCGCTCCGATCTGCGGGGGTGAAAGGCATACGGAAACTGTCATCGAAACTACCGGCTTGGGTTACCACCAGCTGAGGTAATCCCTTACGGACTGCGCAGCAAAACGGATGGCCATTCCGCCGGGCGCACCTCGACATGCTGGAGGTTCCGATGCCTGAACCCGAAAACCCCACGTTCGGAGAGGCGGAACCTGCCCACGACGACGCAGTCGGTCAACCCCACACCGAAGCCGAGGGCCAGCCCATCATCGCCGCCGAACAGGACGCAGCACGGATCAGCTCGCCCGCACACCCGCTTGGTGAGCCCGGCCCCCGATTCAACCGCAAGTCCCCGTTCATAATTGGCTTGACCGCGGCAGCGGGTGTCGCGGTGACCTACGGCGGAATCGAGTTGCTGATCGCCGCCAGAGGAGTTCTCATCCTCATCGTCATCGCCGCCTTCCTCGCGGTCGGCCTCGAACCCGCGGTGTCCTGGTTGGTCCACCGCCGAATTCCCCGCTGGGCGGCCGTGACCGCTGTCTTCCTCGTCGCCTTCGGCTTGCTCGCCGGATTTCTCGCGGCCGCGATCCCGCCACTCGTCACCCAAGGCACCGCACTCGTCGACAACGCCCCGGATTATCTGCACCACCTCCAACAGCGCTACCCCACCATCGACCAACTCAACAGTCGATTCCACCTTCAGGACAAGCTCCAAGAGACAATCGGCGGCGAGAATGTTCCGAGCGTCCTCGGTGGGATCGTCGGTGCAGGCAAGGTCGTGTTCAGCGCGATCAGCGGTGCCGTCATCGTATTCGTCCTCACCGCCTATTTCCTCGCCAACTTCCCCCGGATCCGCGCCTCGCTCTACCGACTTGCACCCCACTCCCGCCGCCCGCGGACAATTCTGATCGGCGACGAAATTTTTGCCAAAGTCGGCGGATACGTGCTGGGTAACCTCCTGATCTCGCTCATCACCGCCGTCCTCACCTTCATCTGGCTGATCGCATTCGGGGTGCCATACCCACTACTGCTCGCGGTATTGGTCGCAGTACTGGACCTGATTCCGATTATCGGATCGACACTTGCCGGTATCGTCGTCGCCTTGGTGGCTTTGACTGTGTCACTACCTATTTCACTCGCTACAGTCGTCTTCTTCATCGCGCTCCGACTTATCGAGGACTACCTGCTCGTGCCACGCATCATCGGCCGAACCGTCCAGGTACCACCCCTCGTCACGGTCGTCGCAGTCCTGCTCGGTGGGGCACTGCTCGGAATTGTCGGTGCACTACTCGCCATCCCGATTGCCGCCGCGATCCTGCTTCTCGCGCGCGAAATACTCTTCCCGCAGCTGGACCGTCGATAACAGCTGGAGCGCAGTCGAACCCGAGATCTCACGGAATGAGCATGGCCTTGATGGAGCGTCGCTCGTCCATCGCTGCATACGCCTCGGCGACCTGGTCGAGCGGAAGCGTCAGATCGAAGACTTTGCCCGGCTGGATCTGCCCGTTCCAGACACGGTCGAGGAGATGGTCGAGGTAGGCCCGCACCGGTGCCGGTCCACCGCGCAAGCCGACGTTCTTCCAAAACATGTGCCGCTGAGGAAGATCCGCGACATGCGGAACACCGACCCAGCCAACCATGCCGCCGGGGCGCGCGGACCGCAGGGCCTGCTCGACGGAATCGTGAGTACCGACGCACTCGAACACCGAATCGGCTCCGATTCCGGAGGTGAGTTCCTTGACCCGCTCGACGCCTACGTCGCCGCGCTCCGCAACGATCTCCGTGGCACCGAATTCCAGTGCGAGACGCTGCCGATCCTCATGACGGCTCATTGCAATGATCCGCTCCGCACCCAACTCTGCTGCCGCAAGAACACCGGACAGGCCTACCGCGCCGTCACCCACAACCACGACCGTGCTTCCGGGCTTGACGCCTGCGCTGATCGCCGCATGCCAGCCGGTACACATGACGTCGGAGAGCGCCAGAATGTTCGGGATCATCGCCTCGTCCGGCAGTTCGGGTGTGGCGACGAGTGTCCCGTCGGCGTTCTGGACGCGGATCAGTTCTGCTTGACAGCCGTCGTATCCGGTGCCGTGGAGGCAGTTCGCGTGGGCGCCGACCTTGCAGAGCGCGCACGTGTTGTCACTGGTCAAAAATCCGCCCACCACAAATTGTCCAGGCTTCACGGTGGTGACGTCACTTCCCACCGCTTCGACGATGCCGACGTATTCGTGACCGATGGGCGTCGGCTTGGCGACTTCCGCGATACCGCGGTATCGCCACAGGTCCGAACCGCACACGCACGCAGCCACGGTGCGAACTATCGCATCGGTGGGCTCGACGATCACCGGGTCTGGGCGATCCTCGAATCGGATGTCATGGGGACCGTAGATGATTGTGCCTCGCATGAAAAACTCCTTCGCTGCTGCTCGTCGCGTATCAGGCGGGGAAGACTTCGAGAGTGGCTGAACGCGGACCACTTTCGATCAGGTGGTCGACGATGCTCGGGTACTGGCGGTACTTCGTCCGGTAGGCACTGTCGACCGTCGGAAGGTCTGCGTCGCCGGCTTCGACGAATTTCACGTCGTACACCGTGCCATCGGAGATGATCTGCCCGGTTCCTGTCGTGATCGCACTCGTGAACCAGGCTGCCGGCCGGCCGTTGGTGGATCGGATGAAGATCCGATCACCGTCGCCGACGATCCAGATTATTGTCGGCTTTCTCAGCGAACCGTCCGCCCGCGCGGTCACGACCTGCACCTCCTGAGGGTTCGTGATCGCCGCTACCTGATCTTCGCTCCAGCCCGCCATGGCATGCACCCCTTGCGTCGACGACATGTTCCTTCAGCCAACCCCAGATCCGCCCGGAGCGCGAGGGCCGGAGATTACCGGTAATGCCAGTGCTCCCTTGGGCACTCAACACCCCCTTGATACGCAAGCCTACGCTTGCCTATAGTGGTGCCGTGGTCACCATCTACCGTGCTCTCGACGACGAGACGAGGCGCATCATCCTCGACGAACTCGCGGCACATGACGGCCAGACCCTGTTCGAGATCTGTTCACTGCTCACGATGCGGCACGGTCTTGGCTTCACGCGTCAGGCCATCTCTCAGCACCTCGGCGTACTCGAGTCGGCTGGACTAGTCGTGACGGAGCGGCGCGGACGTTCCAAATTCCACTACTTCAATCCCGAGCCACTTGCCGAAATCACCCGGCGATGGCCTGTCGAGACAGGAACACAATGCAAATCAAACTGACAAGCCTCTTCGTCGACGATCAGCGAGCAGCACTCGCCTTCTACACCGACGTGCTCGGTTTCACGAAGCATCACGACATCCCGCTGGGCGAAGACTCGTGGCTCACGGTCATCTCACCGGAGGCTCCCGACGGCCCGCAACTCCTACTCGAACCCGCAAAGCACCCGGCGGTGAAACCGTATCGCGATGCACTTGCCGAGGAGGGCATCCCACTCGCTCAGTTCGCCGTCGAGGACGTCGAAGCCGAGCATGCACGTCTCACCGAGAAGGGTGTGGTGTTCACGCAGCCGCCGACAGATATCGGCACTGCCGTCGTGGCCGTTTTCGACGACACATGCGGCAACCTCATCCAGATCATCGCGGAGAAGCCTGCTCAGTGACGCTCTTGCTGTGCGCCTTTATTAACCGCCCGCGGTTAATAAAGGCGCACAGCAGATTTGACCGAATCCTCCGGCGGGCTCGTGACCTTCGCATCGCGACCGGACAGCATGTCGATTGCCGCTTTGGGCTTGGCGAGAATCCATTCTCGGGCAGCATTTTTGATCAACGTCGGTGTGGAGCACCCACAATCACTGTTCACCCCGTCCGCATCGATCCCGGCGTCACGGCACAACGCGACCGCGCGGGGCACGTGGTAGCCCTGGGTGACGATCAACGCCTTCGACACACCATACGTATGTATTGCCCTAGAGCAGGTGTCATACGTGTCCAGGCCGTACGGATCCCCGACGATACGACGCTTATCGATCCCCTGCTCCACCAGGTAATTTGTCATCGCGGCGATCTCGTCACCCGAAGCCCCACTGGCATCCCCCGACACCAACACTGCGCTCGCCTTGCCGTCCTCGACCAGTTGGACGGCCGCGTCGAGGCGCCCTTTCAGGAACGCCATCGGCTTGCCGTCCTTGATCTGAGCACCCAGAACGATCACCACCGGAGCCTCGGGCGCATCCGCGACGTCGGAGGTGTGCCCCGACGCGGCGACGGATATCCAGAGGACGGACCCCACATAGGCAACTACGCCGAGTGCAACGAGACCCGCAATCCATCGCTTCACTAGCGGAAGAGGTTCGCGACAAACGGAATTGTGTCGGCCTGCGATTCGATCAACGCGCCACTGTGGTCGGTGTTGTAGGTCTTGAAGGTCACGGGTTCACCATTCGCGACCAGTGCCGCGACAAGCGAAAGTGCCGACGGGGCAGGAACATCCACGTCCAGCAAGCCTTGGCCGATGAAGATAGGCCGGTCGTAACCGCTGGTCGGTACACCCATGTAGTCGTTCAGGAGACCGTAGAAGTTCGGTATTTCGTTGAGCGGACGCGACAACACGTCACCAAGCACCAGCTTCTTCGATGCTTCTTCCAAGTCTGCGGCGCATAGCTTTTCGGCCAGATCGACCTGCTCGCGCCCCAGCGGAGTCAGGTACGAGTTCACGTCGATTTCCGGGTGCGCTTCGCGCAGACCCGCCAGAATGTAGAGGGCGTACGACGTCAAGCCTCCACCGAGTGCGACGGGCGGAAATCCGGGGCCGGCCGGCAGGAAGACCAGTTCTATGTTGGCCGGTACACCCGTCCCCACACCACCGCGGTAGTCGAGGGAATCCCCACCGTATTCGGTTGCGTATCGCGCGGTCGTGATTGCCGCGCCGCCGCCTTGCGACTGCCCGACCACTGCCCAGCGATTCGAGATCGAAGAATCGAGGGCGCGAGCAGCTTTCACAGAGTCGACGACGCTGTGCGCCTCCACTTTTCCGTCGAGGTACGGCATGAGTCCCGGAGTTCCCAGTCCGACGTAATCGGTTGCGACCACGGCGTAGCCTTCGGCAAGCCAGCGACCCAGATATGGGTAATCACGTTCCGGGAGTCCTGGCCCCACCAGGGAGGGCGCACAGGAGTCGTCGAGGCCGGTGGTTCCGTGCGCCCACGCGATGACGGGCCAGCCGCCTTCGGGGGCAGGCCCGGCCGGTACGTAGTACGCGCCGCTACTGAGGGCAGGGCTTCCGTCGGAACCGATGGTCCAGTACGTGAATCGAGTAGCGTCGGCCGTCCCCGGAATCCAGAGATCCCGCGGTAGCGGTTCGCTCGAGACAACAGTTCCGGTTGCAACCGAGACGCCGGGCGCCTCCGCCGACGCCATAGGCGCCAAGGCCACCGAACTAATCGCCGCAGCACACAGCGCCGCAATAATCGACTTCGACTGGAAATTCACGTCCCCACAACCCCTCATTCCGATGCACTGGAGTCATCGTAGGACGTGGTTCCGATCGGCGCGGCTGATTGTCACGGCTGCGACGACTACGCCGATCACCACCCCGATGAGAGTGTCCGCGACCCGAGCGAGCGCCGCACTGGTCTCGATCGGTGCGCTGAGACCGATGAGCACCAAGGCCATCGGCGTCACGGCAACAGACGTCAACGCGTAGTTCTTGACGACAAACAGTTCCGCCGCGGTCTGCAAGATCACCACTGCAACAACAGCCTGCCAATAGCCGAGTGTCAGGGCGATCAGAGCGGCAGCGATGACTGCTCCGCCGACGTTGCCGACAAGCCGTTGGATTCCGCGTTGAACGGTCTGCTTGTAGTTCAGTCCCTGCATGGCCGCCATCGCACCCATCGACGCCCACAGCGGATGCTCGAGCCCGGCGGCTGCGGCGACCCATCCGGCTAATGCCGACGCCACGACGATACGAACGGCATTCATCACGACGGCGCGCGAGTACAGGTGCCGCAGACCTGCGATGACGTAGTTCTCCGGCGCGGGCAATTCCGATGCAGGTTCGAGCGAGTGCTCGATCATGCTGGAGCGCTTCATCTTACGAAGCTCACCCTCATGCAATGCAATATCGCGAATCAGCGACGGATCGCCCTGCTCGCTCCACAATCGCACTGCGGCATCCGCTTCGCCGAGCACCGCCATCAGTTCGCGTCCATGACCCATCGTCGACTTGATCCGACTACTCGACGCGATAACCGTGCGCGCATGCGCAATCGACGCCTGCGCTGCGGCGACTGCAGAATCACCGCCGGCCTCTAGCCTCCCGACGTTCGCCAGCGCCCGGGCAACAGCCAGTCGGGCGGGGCCCATCGGCAACGCAAGCGCGGGAAGCATCGCCGCGGCCCATCCGATCAGGACACCGACCGTTCCTGCGATGACCAGCCGAACCAGATCCGAAACACTCGTGGCAAAGCCGGCCGCACCCGTCGCGGCGAAGACGAGAATCACGGGCCCTGGCCCAGTGATGCGGAAACCGGAGATGAAGCAGTACGCCGCGCCGGCCGCCAGCGAGAGAACACCGATCTGCGCCCAGACCGGCACACCGAGCACTCCCATTGCCGCACCGAAGGCGATGAACACGATCAGCGCTGCGCCCACCATCGCGAGTTTGCCCGCCAACCGGGGGTATGGCTCGTACCGTCCGAACGCCGCGCTCAGCGCGCCCAGCGCCGCAAATCCCGCCAGCTCTCCGTGCCCGAGCACACCGCCCAAAATCAGGACTACCGCCGTTGCCAAGCCAACTCGTATCGCCGGGGCAATTCCGGCGTCGGCGGAACCGAGCCGGAAAGCTGCTCGCCACGTCTGCGCTGACACCGAATGCGCAATTGCTCCGCTCGAATGGCGGAGTCGGCTGGGGGTCGCGGAGAGAGTCGGAGTAGGCGTCACCAATCCACCATACATTTATTTCACTAGTAAATTACTTGTGAAGTACTGTGAAATCGATCGCTAGGATGTGTGCCATGGATCAGGCCAACAGTCCCGAAGACGACTTCATCGACAAAGTCCGTCGTGAATGGAATCGCGCCTACCCTGAGATCGACACCTCCCCGGTCGAGGTGATGGGACGGATCACCCGCATCAGTTCGCAGTCCCTTCACCAACTTGATCGCGCCCTGGCGCCCAGCGGTGTCTCCCGCGCCGAATTCGACGTGATGAGCGCACTGGCACGCAGCGATCGACCACTACGCGCCAGCGAGGTCACAGCAGTCACTATGTTCAGCGGCGCTGCCACCACCAAACATGCCGATCGACTGGCCAAGCTCGGACTGGTGGAGCGTCAACGGTTCGAACGTGACGGACGCGTCGTACTTCTCCAATTGACCGAAGCCGGAAGAGCTTTGGTCGAATCAGAGTTTCCGCGCCGAGTCGAACGCGACCGCCGGTTGTTATCCGGACTGACCGAGGACGAGAAAGTGCAACTCACCGCACTCCTCAAGCGGATCTCGGTCAACATCGACGCCGGGCTACCGGACTGAGCTACTTCGGCAACGGAACGTTCTGCAACCGAACCTGTCCACGCGCCACTTCTTTTCCCGTTTCGGGGTCGGTGATGACAACCGACCACAACTGCTGAACGCGGCCCTGCTGAATCGGAAGTGCCACGACGTCCACGCGTCCACCGGTGCGCGCTCGCAAGAAGTCGGTTCCGTTGTGAACGCCGACCGCAAATTCTCCGCGGTCCGCAACAGCGGTACTCGCACCGATACTGGCCGCAGACTCCACCGCCGTTGTGTAGACGCCGCCGTGCACCACACCCCAAGGCGTGTGATGAGCGTCGGACAGATCGATGTGTCCGACGACTTTGGTGCCGGACACCTCGTCGAGTTGTAATCCTGCGGCGCTCACGAAAGCGCTCGATGCTTCAAGATCTACATCGGCCACGTCATGCTCCTCATCTTGTCGGTTGGATTTCCCAACTCACACTGCGGCATAGATTTCGTACCGTCAAGTGCTAAGTTGGATTTCGCAACCCACTGTCGAGCGTGACACGTAGTCGATCGGAGTGACCATGACGCCTAAAGGTCGTAACTGCTCGATCGCCAAAGCCTTGGATCTTGTCGGCGAGAAATGGTCGCTTCTGATCCTGCGTGAAATCGTCCTCGGGCAACGACGCTTCGACGCCATCGCGCGGGGAACCGGCGCCAGCCGCGATATTCTTGCCGCCCGGTTACGCACTCTTGTCGACGCCGACGTGCTGACAAAACGCTTGTACGAGGACCATCCCCCACGCTA
The nucleotide sequence above comes from Rhodococcus sp. KBS0724. Encoded proteins:
- a CDS encoding multicopper oxidase family protein produces the protein MSRPGSGVVMGRRRFLSLGALGAGALGLGAVGTIAGCSSTAATPTSTADLDYILPTAPEVAAAESARAWNGTTAAFALAAGFSTVDLGGRLVNTWTYGGAAVAPELRLKSGDRVNVSVQNSLDAETTLHWHGIRIRNDMDGAAPTTQAPIAANSTFDYNFVAPDPGTYWYHSHSGLQADRGLFGAMIVEDPNDSSGADADAVLVLDDWVDGLGTTPDSILMALNPAIAGGHAGHGGAASTPVEHTEGDLAVAQQLVSAGHGSSDVLGGMTQHIAYPLHLINGRPPNDPAVVTAAPGSTLRLRIINAAAETPYRFAVAGHEMTIVATDGYDVEPTPADAIIVGMAQRYDVLVTVKSGTWPVVAKVEGRDGYASTVLRSADALTLSNPDVGGSISELDGRLVLESALRPAESARLETKSPDRDYHIELIQAGDRYVWGMAGADAGKLVMKQGERVRITMKNTSTMWHPMHTHGHTFAVPDYGGLRRDTVNVLPGSELAIEFDADNPGEWMFHCHNAYHFEAGMTANLRYVR
- a CDS encoding plastocyanin/azurin family copper-binding protein, encoding MKKLVPAFLAACAALSLTACSSSDSSTSDEPAVVIEVKNMAYTPASVTIEKGQTVEWKFDDSGLPHDVVGNGELEGKLKSELLTEGTFSFTFDDAGTFTYHCTPHPMMVGTVIVQ
- a CDS encoding cupredoxin domain-containing protein, producing MRRWIAGFGLAVAATCVPACGTEDPAPDVVVEISNVQFSPMDVTVEHGGTVEWRFDDGGLLHHVESPGLFDSGITGDGTFRHTFENAGVYEYSCSVHPYMIGVITVL
- a CDS encoding methylamine utilization protein, which gives rise to MTTVLSHGPLQTDVPDIRPTLHGSVGTATRAGLIAAGAAAGAGIALVAAPSATTALTTAVVGAGLVTSLAANWSTCGMSVAGVVAAPKQPDRKGSSTPVRRLGWHALGSVTTGAVTGALIGALSAAVSGYIPIGWALGAWAVVALAYGLHELGVLTMPTPMRRQQLPRHLRRTMAPWKVSLIFGAIIGPGFLIFIRSSAYYLLALGVIASGSPALGAALFTVVSLGRCMPSLAAIVHTKRGGSMPGFLSIMCVVDRRVQSITGAALIALGAFAAFALI
- a CDS encoding mycofactocin-coupled SDR family oxidoreductase, translated to MTGRVEGKVALVTGAARGQGRAHALRLAEEGADIIAVDIAGPIPGLQYPHATVDDLAETVRLVEKTGRSIESAAVDIRDAPALGAAIDRGVDRFGHLDIVVGNAGVCYIAPWDQVTSEIWEETISTNLTGTWNTIRLAAPHLIANGGGSIILTSSVAGLKGLPFLLPYVASKHALTGMTEALAHELAQHKIRVNSLHPGGVETAMGDASAQAHFGPAIEGNPSVGGMLITSTQDSLTQPADQANAVLFLASDEASFVTAQHLAVDAGASTY
- a CDS encoding mycofactocin-coupled SDR family oxidoreductase produces the protein MGQFDGQVAFVTGAARGQGRSHALRLAQEGADIIAIDVCRQVDTVPYPTATADDLAETEREVKALGRRIVAREVDVRDLDGLKAAVDAGIDELGRLDIVLANAGISVPAPTLEMSEETWSTMIDVNLTGVWKTCVASVPHIIAGGRGGSVVITSSLAALKANANTAHYSAAKAGLVGFMKVLAKELAPQNIRVNTIHPTTVATDMILNDATYQLFRPDLTQPTRADFEEAALTLNTLPVPALESSDITEAVLYLAGDSGRYVTGTTHTVDAGGQL
- a CDS encoding TetR family transcriptional regulator produces the protein MISTDNRIDRGGRPAATTAHHLAAVAQRLFVERGFDRTNVEDIAQEAGISTRTFFRYFPTKADVLWVESDAEISRLRQALADSAATEPYEAVMVRAVVTAMAFPDDQIEWARHRAQLVLTEPAVQAQASQRHTRWRAAATEFVSTRTTDGFFAIAVGHAVLAATQSAHEYWVTHADTHLADHLEQSLLLLLPPLPADTEMLADDRSDLRG
- a CDS encoding AI-2E family transporter yields the protein MPEPENPTFGEAEPAHDDAVGQPHTEAEGQPIIAAEQDAARISSPAHPLGEPGPRFNRKSPFIIGLTAAAGVAVTYGGIELLIAARGVLILIVIAAFLAVGLEPAVSWLVHRRIPRWAAVTAVFLVAFGLLAGFLAAAIPPLVTQGTALVDNAPDYLHHLQQRYPTIDQLNSRFHLQDKLQETIGGENVPSVLGGIVGAGKVVFSAISGAVIVFVLTAYFLANFPRIRASLYRLAPHSRRPRTILIGDEIFAKVGGYVLGNLLISLITAVLTFIWLIAFGVPYPLLLAVLVAVLDLIPIIGSTLAGIVVALVALTVSLPISLATVVFFIALRLIEDYLLVPRIIGRTVQVPPLVTVVAVLLGGALLGIVGALLAIPIAAAILLLAREILFPQLDRR